Proteins encoded by one window of Paenibacillus sp. DCT19:
- the ablA gene encoding lysine 2,3-aminomutase, with amino-acid sequence MPDKAAQHRRHYQEVELWENVEEKDWNDWIWQLTNTIKTVDQLKKVIRITPDEEEGVRISAQTIPLNITPYYAMLMDPDNPDCPIRKQSVPISQEMKMMSYDLEDPLAEDDDSPVPGLTHRYPDRVLFLITNQCSMYCRYCTRRRFSGQIGMGVPKKQMEDAIAYIRNTPAVRDVLLSGGDGLLVNDKILEYIISELRKIPHVEIIRIGTRAPVVFPQRITENLCNMLKKYHPIWLNTHFNTPIEITDEARRACEMLADAGVPLGNQSVLLKGINDSSHIMKKLNLDLVKMRVRPYYMYQCDLSEGIGHFRTTISKGIEIMESLRGHTSGYSVPTFVVDAPGGGGKIPVQPNYIVSQSPGKTILRNFEGVITAYPEPRNYEEGTADRYFDAYYGNSVAYRTTGVSSFYNGDEQESLVPDELERYSKREAFRNSGAETLKDKRENRDRLKEKKMNKDLRPSGEHILAD; translated from the coding sequence ATGCCAGATAAAGCCGCCCAGCACAGAAGACACTATCAGGAAGTCGAATTATGGGAGAACGTCGAAGAGAAGGACTGGAATGATTGGATATGGCAACTGACCAATACAATTAAAACTGTGGATCAACTCAAGAAAGTTATTCGTATAACACCGGATGAAGAAGAAGGTGTTCGGATTTCCGCTCAGACGATTCCACTCAATATTACGCCTTATTATGCTATGTTGATGGATCCAGATAACCCCGATTGCCCTATTCGTAAGCAGAGTGTTCCGATATCCCAAGAGATGAAGATGATGAGTTACGACCTCGAAGATCCTCTTGCGGAAGATGATGATTCACCAGTTCCAGGGTTAACCCATCGCTATCCTGACCGGGTGCTGTTCCTAATTACCAATCAATGCTCGATGTACTGCCGTTATTGCACACGAAGACGCTTCTCTGGTCAGATCGGAATGGGAGTTCCCAAGAAACAGATGGAAGATGCGATTGCCTACATTCGTAACACACCAGCCGTGCGGGATGTGCTTCTATCTGGAGGCGACGGATTGCTGGTCAATGACAAGATTCTAGAGTACATCATCAGTGAGCTACGCAAAATTCCACATGTCGAGATCATCCGAATCGGCACGAGAGCCCCAGTTGTATTTCCACAACGCATTACCGAGAATCTGTGCAACATGCTTAAGAAATACCATCCCATCTGGCTTAACACCCACTTTAATACACCAATTGAAATTACAGACGAAGCCAGAAGAGCCTGTGAGATGTTAGCAGATGCAGGTGTTCCATTGGGCAATCAGTCGGTACTACTCAAAGGAATCAATGATAGCAGCCACATTATGAAGAAACTAAATTTGGACCTCGTCAAGATGCGAGTTCGTCCTTACTATATGTATCAATGCGACTTATCGGAGGGAATTGGTCACTTTCGGACAACGATCTCCAAAGGAATTGAGATTATGGAGTCTCTCAGAGGACATACTTCGGGTTATTCCGTACCTACCTTTGTGGTGGATGCTCCAGGCGGTGGGGGCAAAATTCCGGTTCAGCCTAACTACATCGTTTCTCAATCACCTGGCAAAACCATTCTACGGAACTTTGAAGGTGTAATTACAGCCTACCCTGAGCCTCGCAACTATGAAGAGGGTACAGCAGATCGCTACTTCGATGCATATTATGGCAATTCAGTTGCCTATCGAACGACAGGCGTCTCTAGCTTCTACAACGGGGATGAACAGGAAAGTCTCGTTCCGGATGAGCTTGAGAGATATTCCAAGAGGGAAGCCTTCAGAAATAGTGGAGCTGAGACCTTGAAGGATAAACGGGAGAATCGTGATCGACTTAAGGAAAAGAAAATGAATAAAGATCTTCGTCCATCAGGCGAACATATCCTTGCTGATTAA
- a CDS encoding non-ribosomal peptide synthetase produces MIYSERSISFLDVDHSLIQELRGICQAQDTSMSMMILAAVQVLLHRYSGKDEVDIALVFPRDEATDYTSYSGDDLKNMISVNTVFTTDISFSKLLTQINERFRKIAEQASLCLESWTEGNATTEKCSDTLTMRVFFNIEDALGLVRKESKPAEVNTRLSPAHSFSAELIWNVTEASCNVQLLNHGSTLDEDKISSMREHLVSLLAQIAKQPDLDVDTVSFLTPYEKEQLLSEWSAPHLEFPQDQCVHELFDLQAQSTPDAIAVESLDARLSYRELAEASNQLANYLETRGVVPGDHVGIYMSRSIHMAVAKLAVLKCGGAYVPLDISYPVSRLEYMAGQAELGFLIIDEADLELGSDVTKIHLRTEQDSIASQAMTYQHKAHADLLAYVIFTSGSTGFPKGVAIRHRSLTGYLYSIIHALDISSADRVLQFAPISFDATIEEIFPFWLSGATVVFVPDPYRYPDSDFTNYIIEQHISVLSLPTAFWHSWVEDCGEFGFPLPDNLRMVLLNAEQPSMVIYQKWLQLAGDQIRLINTYGPTEATVTTTLFDMSQMKEEYGRIPAGYAIPNARMYVLDERQQLMPPGFAGELYIGGEGVAYGYLQQPDLNRSVFLDNPFEPGARMYKTGDLVRYHHDGCLEIVGRIDNQVKIRGFRIELGEIEALLSQHPLLKNIVATVHEFSPDDKRIVLYYVPKMPRTGAVSTEELYAFLKDRLPEYMMPSFWMELDNIPLLPNGKLDRKSLPLPERKHEDSLKRNLSEYRPTERQVLAIWSDVLGLSEIGLHDSFFMLGGHSLLATRIIARMRQSYPIDMTIAEFFERPTIAGVSELIDGRLLNGNESELRPALLAQSNLAKPEPSFAQKRFWFTHQLHQDSYSDHMPYVWDVRGSLNLDALKRAIHQILSRHHILRSKYPNIGGEPGYATVPISADDSILTYEDKVVTHSEALQWMEQEVKRPFDLTLGQLVRLRLFRLGEEEYLLFLNMHHIVSDEWSVQLFVRELGLLYGDYLLGRPTSLEPLKVQYEDYAHIQRQWLSGDVLRRHEEYWVKQLADLTPLSLPTDRSKSKQQNKRSGKIIAFHISDSLNNDLKRVCETAETTLYMTLLSAFNVLLYRYTYQEDIAVGSPITNRNWPETEELIGLFVNTLVLRTHVSPEQSFLDLLAQVKKVSIEAYAHQEYPFEQLVEKLQPERKRETSPLFQVFFALHNTPDEKVIMPHLNMELCEIDYGIAQFDLSLTFKETEHGLTGEWVYDTDLFHEATIVRMKDHFVTLLETVVAQPQLQLKDISIQSEAEHQLMIQEWNQTERIFPGRVALPELVSLQAMQTPAQTALTFGEDGISYQQLESWSNQLAFRLLERVQSGGCIALYMERSMEMMVGILGIMKSGCAYVPIDPALPADRISYMLSDSGASLVLCDGSMQVPQDYTGHVMSVPPMETNHQDEDRLSFTNLQDLAYIMYTSGSTGRPKGVEITHEALANFAHSMIRLLDFKTGDRIAALTTVSFDIFALEALVPLIAGMEVALASGREQTDIHALNQFLARTSPDWMQLTPSRLQQIWVDEQMEQRLSGMTGIMLGGEALPMALLQQLQSRFQGKIFNLYGPTETTVWSLARDLTHADTVDLGRPIDNTELYILDPYLNPVPIGVAGELHIGGKGLARGYHNLEQLTSEKFITHPYRSGERVYKTGDLAKYRADGHVEYLGRADYQVKVRGFRIELHEIEQYMHQHTAVDSMVVTVNEVVPGDKQLVGYFVVKSGLQVTVSELREFARQSLPYYMIPTLWVELDSMPLSPSGKINRKALPEPDESHVTPSNDYVEPTTDLEALLCQICANVLSLEQVGIHDHFFEIGGHSLKLTQFLFQVEQACHISIPLGDIFDHPTVHELATYIEETHHDWQLTSTPLTAIQREQTTDIVVDALTEKEVEELLAALLEEDQHLG; encoded by the coding sequence TTGATTTATTCTGAACGGAGCATCTCCTTTCTGGATGTGGATCATTCATTAATACAAGAGCTGCGGGGGATATGCCAGGCACAGGATACCTCTATGAGCATGATGATACTAGCAGCTGTACAGGTTCTCTTACATCGATATTCCGGTAAGGATGAGGTGGATATCGCTCTCGTTTTCCCGCGGGATGAAGCAACGGATTACACCTCGTATTCTGGAGACGATCTGAAGAATATGATTTCGGTAAACACCGTTTTTACAACAGACATCTCCTTTTCGAAGTTATTAACTCAGATTAATGAACGGTTTAGAAAGATTGCTGAACAAGCTAGCCTGTGTCTGGAGTCTTGGACAGAGGGGAATGCCACAACGGAGAAGTGTTCTGATACTTTGACGATGCGAGTATTTTTCAACATTGAGGATGCGCTAGGGTTAGTCAGGAAAGAATCGAAGCCAGCCGAAGTTAATACGCGATTATCGCCTGCACATTCATTCTCTGCTGAGCTGATATGGAATGTGACAGAGGCTTCGTGTAACGTACAGCTATTAAATCATGGTAGTACGTTAGATGAGGACAAGATAAGCAGCATGCGTGAGCATCTTGTATCGTTGCTTGCTCAGATTGCTAAGCAGCCTGACCTGGATGTAGATACGGTATCTTTTTTGACTCCATACGAGAAAGAGCAGCTATTATCGGAGTGGTCTGCGCCGCACCTTGAGTTTCCTCAGGATCAATGTGTACATGAGCTTTTTGATCTTCAAGCCCAGAGTACACCGGATGCGATAGCAGTGGAGTCACTGGATGCCCGCTTGAGTTACCGTGAGCTTGCGGAAGCGTCTAACCAGCTGGCAAATTATTTGGAGACCAGGGGTGTGGTTCCTGGTGATCATGTTGGCATATATATGAGTCGGTCCATACATATGGCTGTGGCCAAGCTGGCTGTTCTGAAATGTGGTGGAGCCTATGTGCCACTTGATATCAGTTATCCTGTAAGTCGGCTGGAATATATGGCAGGGCAAGCGGAGCTAGGATTTTTAATTATAGATGAGGCAGACCTCGAACTGGGAAGTGACGTAACCAAGATTCATTTAAGGACAGAACAGGACAGTATTGCTTCTCAAGCTATGACCTACCAGCACAAGGCACACGCTGATCTGCTTGCTTATGTTATTTTCACATCGGGATCAACCGGATTTCCGAAGGGAGTAGCGATTCGTCACCGCTCATTGACCGGTTATCTGTACTCCATTATTCATGCCTTGGACATATCATCAGCGGATCGAGTTTTGCAGTTTGCACCGATTAGTTTTGATGCCACGATTGAAGAAATCTTTCCGTTCTGGCTGAGTGGTGCAACGGTTGTATTTGTCCCTGATCCATATCGATATCCAGATTCCGATTTTACGAACTATATCATTGAACAGCACATCAGCGTATTAAGCCTACCTACTGCGTTTTGGCATAGTTGGGTGGAGGACTGCGGAGAATTCGGATTTCCTTTGCCTGATAACCTGCGTATGGTGTTGCTTAATGCCGAACAACCTTCTATGGTCATTTACCAAAAGTGGCTTCAGCTAGCCGGAGATCAGATCCGGTTGATCAATACGTATGGTCCCACAGAAGCAACGGTTACGACCACATTGTTTGACATGAGCCAGATGAAAGAGGAATATGGCCGCATTCCAGCGGGATACGCTATCCCTAACGCTCGGATGTATGTACTTGATGAGCGCCAGCAACTTATGCCGCCTGGGTTTGCTGGGGAACTTTACATCGGTGGAGAAGGCGTGGCTTATGGATACTTGCAACAACCTGACTTGAATCGTTCCGTATTTTTGGACAACCCGTTTGAACCGGGGGCTCGTATGTACAAGACCGGTGATCTAGTACGTTATCATCACGATGGTTGCCTGGAGATCGTAGGTCGTATCGATAATCAGGTCAAAATCCGTGGATTCCGCATCGAGCTTGGTGAGATTGAAGCTTTATTATCCCAGCATCCCTTACTGAAAAATATCGTAGCAACGGTTCATGAATTTTCGCCGGATGACAAAAGGATAGTGCTCTATTATGTTCCCAAAATGCCTCGCACCGGTGCAGTGAGTACAGAGGAACTATATGCTTTTTTGAAAGATCGCTTACCTGAGTATATGATGCCTTCCTTCTGGATGGAGCTAGACAATATCCCATTGTTGCCTAATGGCAAGCTGGATCGAAAGTCTTTGCCTTTGCCTGAGAGAAAACATGAGGATTCCTTGAAGCGAAACCTCTCGGAATATCGGCCTACGGAGCGACAGGTGCTTGCTATATGGTCTGATGTCCTTGGACTGAGTGAGATTGGGCTACATGATTCGTTCTTCATGCTTGGTGGGCACTCTCTATTAGCTACAAGAATTATTGCTCGCATGCGACAGTCCTATCCTATTGATATGACGATTGCAGAGTTCTTTGAGCGACCAACCATTGCGGGCGTATCAGAGCTTATTGATGGCAGACTGTTGAATGGTAATGAATCGGAGTTGCGACCAGCGCTGCTAGCCCAATCTAATCTAGCGAAGCCAGAGCCTTCTTTTGCCCAAAAGCGCTTCTGGTTCACACATCAGCTTCATCAGGATTCCTACAGTGATCATATGCCCTATGTGTGGGATGTGAGGGGATCGCTGAATCTTGATGCACTGAAACGAGCAATTCATCAAATCCTATCACGGCATCATATCCTTCGGAGTAAGTATCCGAATATCGGCGGAGAACCTGGTTATGCAACTGTACCTATATCTGCTGACGATTCAATTCTTACGTATGAAGATAAAGTTGTTACTCATAGCGAAGCCCTACAATGGATGGAGCAGGAGGTAAAGCGCCCTTTCGATTTGACCTTAGGACAATTAGTTCGTTTGCGTTTGTTCCGATTAGGGGAAGAGGAGTACCTGCTGTTCCTCAACATGCATCACATTGTATCCGATGAATGGTCCGTTCAGCTATTTGTTAGGGAACTAGGCTTGCTGTACGGAGATTACCTGCTGGGCCGTCCTACGTCGCTTGAACCGTTAAAGGTGCAGTATGAAGACTATGCCCATATTCAGCGGCAATGGTTAAGTGGCGATGTTCTTCGCAGACATGAGGAATATTGGGTAAAGCAATTAGCTGATCTGACACCTTTATCCTTGCCTACAGATAGAAGTAAGTCTAAGCAGCAGAATAAGCGAAGTGGGAAAATAATTGCGTTTCATATAAGTGATTCATTAAACAACGATTTGAAGCGTGTATGTGAAACGGCAGAAACGACTTTGTATATGACGCTGTTATCTGCTTTCAATGTGTTGTTGTATCGCTACACCTATCAGGAGGATATTGCAGTCGGTTCTCCCATTACGAATCGAAACTGGCCTGAGACCGAAGAGCTCATCGGACTTTTTGTGAATACACTCGTTCTCCGTACACATGTCTCGCCAGAGCAATCATTCTTGGATCTGTTAGCACAGGTGAAGAAGGTATCCATTGAGGCTTATGCCCATCAGGAGTATCCATTCGAGCAATTAGTTGAGAAGCTGCAACCGGAACGGAAGAGAGAGACCTCACCGCTCTTTCAAGTGTTTTTTGCACTACATAACACGCCGGACGAAAAGGTGATTATGCCTCATCTCAATATGGAATTATGCGAGATCGATTATGGCATTGCTCAATTTGATCTATCCCTCACGTTTAAGGAAACCGAGCACGGATTGACGGGGGAATGGGTGTACGATACGGATCTGTTCCATGAAGCAACCATTGTAAGAATGAAGGATCATTTCGTAACACTACTGGAGACAGTTGTTGCACAACCTCAGCTTCAATTAAAAGATATTTCGATTCAGTCAGAGGCAGAGCATCAGCTTATGATTCAGGAGTGGAATCAGACGGAACGAATCTTCCCGGGAAGAGTTGCATTGCCGGAATTGGTCAGTTTGCAGGCTATGCAGACGCCAGCTCAGACTGCGCTCACCTTTGGAGAGGACGGTATATCCTATCAGCAATTAGAGAGCTGGAGTAATCAGCTAGCCTTTCGATTGCTTGAGCGTGTGCAGTCAGGTGGCTGTATCGCTCTCTATATGGAACGTTCCATGGAGATGATGGTTGGCATACTTGGCATTATGAAATCAGGTTGTGCTTATGTTCCTATTGATCCTGCCCTACCGGCAGATCGGATTAGCTATATGTTAAGCGACAGTGGAGCCAGTCTTGTTTTATGTGATGGTTCGATGCAGGTTCCACAGGATTACACAGGTCATGTTATGTCAGTGCCGCCTATGGAAACGAATCACCAGGATGAGGATCGTCTTTCATTCACGAACCTGCAGGATTTGGCCTATATCATGTATACCTCGGGTTCCACAGGCAGACCTAAGGGGGTGGAAATCACCCATGAAGCACTTGCTAACTTTGCCCATAGCATGATCCGACTGCTTGATTTCAAGACGGGCGATCGCATTGCTGCGCTAACAACCGTATCATTTGACATATTTGCTCTAGAGGCACTCGTACCCCTTATCGCTGGAATGGAAGTAGCCCTAGCTTCAGGTAGAGAGCAGACGGATATTCATGCGCTGAACCAGTTTCTAGCGCGTACGTCACCAGACTGGATGCAGCTTACGCCTTCACGTCTGCAACAGATATGGGTGGATGAGCAGATGGAGCAACGGTTAAGTGGAATGACCGGAATTATGTTAGGCGGGGAAGCACTACCGATGGCTCTGCTGCAACAATTACAAAGCCGATTCCAAGGGAAAATCTTCAACCTCTACGGTCCTACAGAAACCACCGTCTGGTCGCTTGCTCGAGATCTGACGCATGCAGATACCGTAGATTTGGGCCGGCCGATTGATAATACAGAACTGTATATTCTTGATCCATACTTGAATCCGGTTCCGATCGGAGTAGCTGGTGAGCTGCATATCGGCGGCAAAGGCCTTGCACGAGGGTATCACAACTTGGAGCAGCTCACATCGGAGAAGTTTATTACGCATCCTTATAGATCGGGAGAACGTGTCTACAAGACGGGAGACTTAGCCAAATATCGAGCAGACGGACATGTGGAGTATTTGGGGAGAGCCGATTATCAGGTGAAGGTCAGGGGCTTCCGCATTGAGCTGCATGAGATCGAGCAGTACATGCACCAGCATACTGCAGTGGATTCCATGGTGGTTACTGTGAACGAAGTGGTGCCTGGGGACAAACAGCTGGTAGGTTATTTTGTAGTCAAAAGTGGACTGCAGGTTACAGTGTCCGAACTAAGAGAGTTTGCACGCCAGTCGTTACCTTACTATATGATCCCAACACTTTGGGTCGAGCTGGACTCTATGCCGCTCTCGCCAAGTGGCAAAATCAATCGTAAAGCCTTGCCGGAACCTGATGAATCACATGTTACGCCTTCAAATGATTATGTTGAACCAACCACAGATTTGGAGGCATTGCTATGCCAGATATGTGCTAATGTGCTGTCACTGGAACAAGTGGGAATCCATGATCACTTTTTTGAGATCGGCGGACATTCGTTGAAGCTTACACAATTCCTGTTCCAGG